In the genome of Mycobacterium kansasii ATCC 12478, one region contains:
- a CDS encoding class I SAM-dependent methyltransferase — MTGNQIHTQYSTGLTQADIRQALLSAEKDLEHLRPSDLTLLEDFHTMGRVATTELVGLIEITAGMRVLDAGSGIGGTARFVADRCRCRVTAVDLTDEYCQTNRWLNRLVGLDERISVRQADVTELPFADATFDVVFSQHVQMNVADKTRLYREARRVTVAGGGLAMWDITIGEPGELDYPLPWADQPGRSHLVTAGELRAVVESAGFAVEHWRDLTEQAATTMRLMLSLPANPLGLHAFVADFARKAENLTRALADGRLRVIRGIARAGARPIG; from the coding sequence ATGACCGGCAACCAGATCCATACCCAGTACTCGACTGGCCTGACTCAGGCCGATATCCGGCAGGCTCTGCTGTCCGCCGAAAAGGATCTCGAGCACCTGCGGCCCTCGGACCTGACGCTGCTGGAGGACTTCCACACGATGGGCCGCGTTGCCACAACGGAATTGGTCGGCCTGATCGAAATTACCGCCGGCATGCGGGTTCTCGACGCCGGCAGCGGGATCGGTGGTACCGCCCGGTTCGTCGCCGATCGGTGTCGGTGCCGGGTGACCGCGGTCGACCTGACCGATGAGTACTGCCAAACCAATCGTTGGCTCAATCGACTTGTCGGGCTCGACGAGCGCATTAGCGTCCGGCAGGCAGACGTCACCGAACTACCCTTTGCCGACGCCACTTTCGACGTTGTTTTCAGCCAGCATGTCCAGATGAACGTGGCCGACAAGACCCGCCTCTACCGGGAAGCGCGCCGGGTAACCGTCGCCGGTGGCGGACTCGCCATGTGGGACATCACCATTGGCGAGCCCGGCGAACTCGATTATCCGCTGCCCTGGGCCGACCAACCCGGACGTAGCCACCTGGTCACCGCCGGCGAGTTGCGCGCCGTCGTCGAGTCGGCCGGGTTCGCGGTCGAGCACTGGAGGGATCTCACCGAGCAGGCGGCCACGACGATGCGGCTGATGCTGTCACTGCCCGCCAACCCGCTCGGGCTGCACGCCTTCGTCGCCGACTTCGCACGGAAGGCCGAGAATCTCACCCGTGCGCTCGCCGACGGACGGCTGCGAGT